A single window of Caldicellulosiruptor bescii DSM 6725 DNA harbors:
- a CDS encoding S8 family serine peptidase has translation MFKNKINIVNMNFSTTTNNPILYKAIQEATKKAIIIIAAARNSFNRRPGFPASYPEVISVASVNCKNQISQFSSQGKIDFCSYGENILSTAPNNSYKLSSGNSVAAAHLTAIIALILSKPEKWGLPPKHSINKDKIYNVLLKLSEDLGEKGKDNIFGFGLVKFK, from the coding sequence GTGTTCAAAAATAAAATCAACATTGTAAACATGAATTTTTCTACTACAACTAACAACCCCATACTGTACAAAGCAATACAAGAGGCAACTAAAAAAGCAATAATCATAATAGCTGCTGCCAGAAATTCCTTTAACAGAAGACCTGGATTCCCAGCATCATACCCCGAAGTTATATCTGTCGCTTCTGTCAACTGCAAAAATCAAATATCTCAGTTTTCTTCTCAAGGCAAAATTGATTTTTGCTCTTATGGTGAAAATATTTTGTCCACAGCTCCAAACAATAGCTACAAACTCTCAAGTGGAAACTCTGTGGCTGCTGCACACCTGACAGCAATTATCGCTCTTATCTTAAGCAAACCAGAAAAGTGGGGCTTGCCCCCTAAACACAGCATAAACAAAGATAAAATCTATAATGTATTGCTAAAACTTTCTGAAGACCTCGGTGAAAAAGGTAAAGATAATATATTTGGCTTCGGTCTTGTGAAATTTAAATAA
- a CDS encoding S8 family peptidase, translated as MHKHKKLFLLSGAIFAILSSILAANLYMSNNPSTQNPQQAYKKQIVPWSYKKLGITKMWKFTRGKKVKIATLDSGIDLNHPDLKSANIIKTINFIEPNKPASDETGHGTFIAGIIAAQNNNFGIVGIAPDAEIFILKILNKKLEGKVDLVVRALDFCIKNKINIVNMSFSTSSDNPKLRKAVSKAAKHKIIIVASARNSFGSKAGFPASYPEVISVASVNCKNQISQFSSQGKIDFCSYGENILSTAPNNSYKLSSGNSVAAAHLTAIIALILSKPEKWGLPPKHSINKDKIYNVLLKLSEDLGEKGKDNIFGFGLVKFK; from the coding sequence TTGCACAAACACAAGAAGCTTTTTTTACTGTCAGGTGCTATCTTTGCAATATTATCATCAATACTTGCTGCCAATCTCTACATGAGTAATAATCCTTCTACACAAAACCCTCAACAAGCCTATAAAAAGCAAATTGTTCCCTGGAGCTACAAAAAACTTGGTATCACTAAAATGTGGAAATTTACCAGAGGCAAAAAAGTTAAAATTGCTACTCTGGATTCTGGTATTGACCTGAACCATCCTGACTTAAAAAGTGCAAATATTATCAAAACTATTAACTTTATTGAGCCAAACAAACCCGCATCAGATGAAACAGGACATGGAACTTTTATCGCAGGTATAATCGCAGCTCAAAATAATAACTTTGGTATTGTCGGCATTGCACCTGATGCTGAAATTTTCATCTTAAAAATCTTAAATAAAAAACTTGAAGGAAAAGTTGACCTCGTTGTACGTGCTCTTGACTTTTGTATTAAAAACAAGATTAACATTGTAAACATGAGTTTTTCTACCTCATCTGATAATCCAAAACTCAGAAAAGCTGTTTCAAAAGCAGCAAAACATAAAATAATCATTGTTGCCTCGGCAAGAAATTCATTTGGTTCAAAAGCAGGCTTTCCTGCATCATACCCCGAAGTTATATCTGTTGCTTCTGTCAACTGCAAAAATCAAATATCTCAGTTTTCTTCTCAAGGCAAAATTGATTTTTGCTCTTATGGTGAAAATATTTTGTCCACAGCTCCAAACAATAGCTACAAACTCTCAAGTGGAAACTCTGTGGCTGCTGCACACCTGACAGCAATTATCGCTCTTATCTTAAGCAAACCAGAAAAGTGGGGCTTGCCCCCTAAACACAGCATAAACAAAGATAAAATCTATAATGTATTGCTAAAACTTTCTGAAGACCTCGGTGAAAAAGGTAAAGATAATATATTTGGCTTCGGTCTTGTGAAATTTAAATAA
- a CDS encoding S8 family peptidase — MHKHKKLFLLSGAIFAILSSILAANLYMSNNPSTQNPQQAYKKQIVPWSYKKLGITKMWKFTRGKNVKIAILDSGIDLNHPDLKSANIIKTINFIEPNKPASDETGHGTFIAGIIAAQNNNFGIVGIAPDAEIFILKILNKKLEGKVDLVVRALDFCIKNKINIVNMSFSTSSDNPKLRKAVSKAAKHKIIIVASARNSFGSKAGFPASYPEVISVASVNCKNQISQFSSQGKIDFCSYGENILSTAPNNSYKLSSGNSVAAAHLTAIIALILSKPEKWGLPPKHSINKDKIYNVLLKLSEDLGEKGKDNIFGFGLVKFK; from the coding sequence TTGCACAAACACAAGAAGCTTTTTTTACTGTCAGGTGCTATCTTTGCAATATTATCATCAATACTTGCTGCCAATCTCTACATGAGTAATAATCCTTCTACACAAAACCCTCAACAAGCCTATAAAAAGCAAATTGTTCCCTGGAGCTACAAAAAACTTGGTATCACTAAAATGTGGAAATTTACAAGAGGCAAAAATGTTAAAATTGCTATTCTGGATTCTGGTATTGACCTGAACCATCCTGACTTAAAAAGTGCAAATATTATCAAAACTATTAACTTTATTGAGCCAAACAAACCCGCATCAGATGAAACAGGACATGGAACTTTTATCGCAGGTATAATCGCAGCTCAAAATAACAACTTTGGTATTGTCGGCATTGCACCTGATGCTGAAATTTTCATCTTAAAAATCTTAAATAAAAAACTTGAAGGAAAAGTTGACCTCGTTGTACGTGCTCTTGACTTTTGTATAAAAAACAAGATTAACATCGTAAACATGAGTTTTTCTACCTCATCTGATAATCCAAAACTCAGAAAAGCTGTTTCAAAAGCAGCAAAACATAAAATAATCATTGTTGCCTCGGCAAGAAATTCATTTGGTTCAAAAGCAGGCTTTCCTGCATCATACCCCGAAGTTATATCTGTTGCTTCTGTCAACTGCAAAAATCAAATATCTCAGTTTTCTTCTCAAGGCAAAATTGATTTTTGCTCTTATGGTGAAAATATTTTGTCCACAGCTCCAAACAATAGCTACAAACTCTCAAGTGGAAACTCTGTGGCTGCTGCACACCTGACAGCAATTATCGCTCTTATCTTAAGCAAACCAGAAAAGTGGGGCTTGCCCCCTAAACACAGCATAAACAAAGATAAAATCTATAATGTATTGCTAAAACTTTCTGAAGACCTCGGTGAAAAAGGTAAAGATAATATATTTGGCTTCGGTCTTGTGAAATTTAAATAA
- a CDS encoding FmdE family protein — translation MTWEKELFWKKAAEFHGHICPGLAIGFRACEAAIKRLSIDFSSDEEIVCITENDACGVDAIQAILGCTAGKGNLIFKDRGKQAFTFFRRDTNQGIRIVFKGFNENRSREENLQYILDAPLDEIFEYKEPKDKLPQNARIFRSLKCENCGEKTAEHRIRILDGKFLCLDCYEDYSRG, via the coding sequence ATGACATGGGAAAAAGAACTTTTCTGGAAAAAGGCAGCTGAGTTTCACGGGCACATATGTCCAGGTCTTGCGATAGGATTTAGAGCATGTGAGGCAGCTATAAAAAGACTTTCTATAGATTTTTCTTCAGATGAAGAAATAGTTTGCATTACAGAAAATGATGCATGTGGAGTTGATGCTATTCAGGCAATTTTGGGATGTACTGCCGGCAAAGGTAATCTAATTTTCAAAGACAGAGGCAAACAGGCATTTACATTTTTCAGAAGAGATACAAATCAGGGTATTAGAATTGTGTTCAAGGGTTTTAATGAAAATAGGTCAAGAGAAGAAAACCTCCAGTATATTCTTGATGCGCCTTTAGATGAGATTTTTGAGTACAAAGAACCAAAAGATAAATTACCACAAAATGCACGTATTTTCAGGTCTTTGAAATGTGAAAATTGTGGAGAAAAAACAGCAGAGCACAGAATAAGAATTTTGGATGGAAAGTTTTTGTGTCTTGATTGCTATGAGGACTACTCAAGAGGATGA
- a CDS encoding DUF3842 family protein, translating to MVIAVLDGQGAGIGREFIKRLKKKEFEDKIKIVALGTNKVAMQNMLKNGADVGYCGEDEIVYFLTNFVPDAIVGPIGILTCSGIKGEISAKIAQTIFSLYCKKYIIPLNLHGISIPGTVNSSMKDIYSLIIDDIKENEKKLYLPHPLE from the coding sequence ATGGTCATTGCAGTTTTAGACGGACAGGGTGCTGGAATTGGAAGAGAATTTATAAAAAGATTGAAAAAAAAAGAATTTGAGGATAAAATAAAAATTGTTGCGCTTGGTACAAATAAAGTAGCTATGCAGAACATGCTTAAAAACGGCGCAGATGTAGGATATTGCGGTGAAGATGAAATTGTTTATTTTTTGACAAACTTTGTCCCAGATGCAATTGTTGGACCAATTGGAATTTTGACATGCAGTGGAATAAAGGGTGAAATTTCTGCAAAGATAGCACAGACAATTTTCAGCCTTTATTGTAAAAAATACATCATTCCTTTGAATCTGCATGGTATTTCTATTCCTGGTACGGTAAATTCATCTATGAAAGATATATATTCTTTGATAATAGATGATATAAAAGAAAATGAAAAAAAACTTTATCTTCCTCATCCTCTTGAGTAG
- the cheB gene encoding chemotaxis-specific protein-glutamate methyltransferase CheB, protein MKRILIVDDSELMCELIKETLRGLEEDKVIFTATNPLIAIRKANLFKIDLALVDYEMPYMNGLLLIGYLKEINPLTKIVMVSAYTEPGAQITLEALAKGAIDYILKPANKEEFKEFKKELSEKVQWILAGRELSRKKSKVEKDKTKVLNSLEGLKTYTSNYLVDKLRESKVIAIGISTGGPPVLEKIFTNLKKDFSIPILVVQHMPPTFTKALAERLCKISQRQVKEAEDGEKIENGVIYIAKGGVHMAVEKILGKYYIRLLENVEKVNSHKPSCDILFSSVAEWYGKNATGIIMTGMGCDGANGLLEMKNQGALTIAQSKESCVVFGMPRVAIEKGAAEAVLSTDDIIRLLNEV, encoded by the coding sequence ATGAAAAGGATATTGATTGTTGATGATTCAGAGCTTATGTGTGAACTTATAAAAGAGACTTTGAGGGGTTTAGAGGAAGATAAAGTTATATTTACAGCGACAAATCCTCTTATAGCTATTAGAAAGGCAAATTTATTTAAAATTGATTTGGCACTTGTTGATTATGAGATGCCTTATATGAATGGTCTTTTACTTATCGGCTATTTAAAGGAGATAAATCCATTAACAAAAATTGTAATGGTTTCTGCTTATACTGAACCTGGTGCCCAGATTACTCTTGAAGCACTTGCAAAAGGTGCAATTGATTATATATTAAAACCTGCAAATAAAGAAGAGTTTAAAGAATTTAAAAAAGAACTGTCAGAAAAAGTTCAATGGATATTAGCTGGGAGAGAACTTAGCCGTAAAAAAAGTAAGGTAGAGAAAGACAAAACTAAGGTTTTAAACTCCCTTGAGGGGCTTAAGACTTATACTTCCAACTATTTAGTGGACAAGCTAAGAGAAAGTAAGGTAATAGCAATTGGAATTTCAACAGGAGGCCCCCCTGTTTTAGAAAAGATTTTTACAAATCTTAAGAAAGATTTTTCGATTCCTATATTAGTTGTTCAGCACATGCCACCGACATTTACGAAAGCATTGGCTGAGAGACTTTGCAAAATATCTCAAAGACAAGTGAAAGAAGCCGAAGATGGTGAAAAGATTGAAAATGGTGTGATTTATATAGCAAAAGGCGGAGTGCATATGGCTGTTGAAAAAATTTTAGGAAAGTATTACATAAGGCTTCTTGAAAATGTTGAAAAGGTGAATAGCCACAAACCATCGTGTGATATTTTATTCAGTTCAGTAGCTGAATGGTACGGGAAAAATGCAACAGGCATAATTATGACTGGAATGGGCTGTGATGGAGCAAATGGTCTTTTGGAAATGAAAAATCAGGGTGCCTTGACAATTGCGCAAAGCAAAGAATCATGCGTAGTTTTTGGCATGCCAAGAGTCGCCATAGAAAAGGGAGCGGCAGAAGCAGTACTAAGTACAGATGATATTATAAGACTTTTAAATGAAGTATAA
- a CDS encoding DUF6922 domain-containing protein, which translates to MDSQTQIPEKFKKFFWDIGFEDLDIQRHKAFIITRLLNFGDQDCIKWLFNTYSKEEIKDVVKNSRSLLKKPARFWQLYFNLKEDEMRCFEVFKKMEGMFPF; encoded by the coding sequence ATGGACAGCCAAACTCAAATACCCGAAAAGTTTAAAAAATTCTTTTGGGATATTGGATTTGAAGATTTAGACATTCAGAGGCACAAAGCATTTATCATCACACGCCTTCTTAACTTTGGAGACCAAGATTGCATAAAGTGGCTATTTAACACATATTCAAAAGAAGAGATTAAGGATGTAGTAAAAAATAGCAGAAGTCTTTTGAAAAAACCTGCAAGATTTTGGCAACTATATTTCAATTTGAAAGAGGATGAAATGAGGTGTTTTGAGGTTTTCAAAAAGATGGAAGGGATGTTTCCGTTTTAG
- a CDS encoding nucleotidyl transferase AbiEii/AbiGii toxin family protein, translating into MILNVLEYQRYEVLNKIVKSDVIGEFYLGGGTGLALQLGHRVSEDFNFFSPIEFSSDYIIYKLEKVGDINILYSAKDTLHMLLDGVRVTWLYYPNPLLDNLVIPTEIKGLKIASKIDIGMMKLVAISSRGSKKDFIDLYCICQSGIELEELVKLLPQKFPNKMVNLYHILMSLCYFDDAEDEAMPKMFIRLDWDIVKRFFLDNYQKLVKLIE; encoded by the coding sequence ATGATTTTAAATGTTTTAGAGTATCAAAGGTATGAAGTTCTAAATAAGATTGTAAAAAGTGATGTAATTGGAGAGTTTTACTTAGGTGGGGGGACAGGACTTGCTTTGCAGCTTGGACATAGAGTTTCAGAGGACTTCAACTTTTTTTCACCAATAGAATTTTCAAGCGACTATATAATATATAAATTGGAAAAAGTAGGCGATATAAACATATTGTACTCAGCAAAAGATACTCTTCATATGCTTTTAGATGGAGTTAGAGTAACATGGCTATATTATCCTAATCCTTTATTAGATAATCTTGTAATACCAACTGAAATAAAAGGCTTGAAAATTGCTTCAAAAATAGATATAGGTATGATGAAATTAGTTGCTATTTCTTCAAGAGGCTCAAAAAAAGATTTTATTGATTTGTACTGTATATGCCAATCAGGAATAGAGTTAGAGGAGCTTGTTAAGCTTCTTCCACAAAAATTTCCAAACAAAATGGTAAATCTTTATCATATCCTTATGAGTCTTTGTTACTTTGATGATGCTGAGGATGAAGCAATGCCCAAGATGTTCATTAGACTTGACTGGGATATTGTCAAGAGATTTTTCTTAGATAATTATCAGAAATTAGTAAAATTAATAGAATAA
- a CDS encoding 2-phosphosulfolactate phosphatase family protein: MKVMTFSHYKELTEGILKDSYAIVIDLLRATSTMIWAISNGANVIIPVENILEAKLFKRLDESVLLGGERGGLKIEGFDLDNSPLSYKKEVVFGKAIVMTTTNGTRALKKASFAKRIFLGSFINGKKTAEYILKEALKDDMQKIAIVCAGTEEKFTLEDVLCAGYFVDIFKTCLEKIEVDDLSLASYELYKKFENDPHEILKYSYHYNHLKKLGFEADLEFCLKKDFVDCVCEYKNLVVEKV; the protein is encoded by the coding sequence TTGAAGGTAATGACATTTTCGCACTATAAAGAGTTAACTGAAGGAATTTTAAAAGATTCATACGCCATTGTTATTGACCTTCTCAGGGCAACATCTACTATGATTTGGGCTATTTCAAATGGTGCAAACGTAATAATTCCTGTTGAGAATATTTTAGAAGCAAAGCTTTTTAAAAGGTTAGATGAAAGCGTTCTTCTTGGAGGAGAGAGAGGCGGTTTGAAAATTGAAGGGTTTGACCTTGACAATTCACCTCTTTCGTACAAAAAGGAAGTTGTTTTTGGCAAAGCTATCGTAATGACAACAACAAATGGGACAAGAGCGCTCAAGAAGGCATCCTTTGCAAAGCGAATCTTTCTTGGTTCGTTTATAAACGGCAAAAAAACTGCAGAGTATATATTAAAAGAAGCTTTAAAAGATGATATGCAGAAAATAGCAATTGTATGTGCAGGAACCGAGGAGAAATTCACCCTTGAAGATGTCCTTTGTGCGGGATATTTTGTGGATATATTTAAAACCTGCCTTGAAAAAATTGAGGTTGATGATCTGTCTTTAGCTTCGTATGAGCTTTATAAAAAATTTGAAAATGACCCTCATGAAATATTAAAATATTCATATCACTATAATCATTTAAAAAAACTTGGTTTTGAAGCTGACCTTGAATTTTGTCTCAAAAAAGACTTTGTGGATTGTGTATGTGAGTACAAAAACTTGGTAGTAGAGAAGGTGTGA
- a CDS encoding DUF6512 family protein, whose amino-acid sequence MFEIYLSSYSKKIYRKRAKITSIVGIFIIIAISSLLHFGFDFFGKIKATAVLFAVNESVWEHLKIGFFGGLIFYIIEFIIYGKKFDNFIVGKTVALFLIPFLTAVFFYTYRIFLEDNLIFDILTLVLAVIIAQFVSLAITLSNKKIKKAPFVLLLIIMLILFPLFTYFPPKIPDLFYDFAHKRYGM is encoded by the coding sequence ATGTTTGAAATCTATCTTTCCTCATACTCAAAGAAAATTTATAGAAAAAGAGCCAAAATAACATCTATTGTAGGCATATTTATAATCATTGCAATATCAAGCTTACTTCACTTTGGGTTTGACTTTTTCGGAAAAATAAAAGCCACTGCTGTACTTTTTGCAGTCAACGAAAGTGTATGGGAGCATCTTAAAATTGGATTTTTCGGAGGGTTGATTTTTTACATAATTGAATTTATCATTTATGGAAAGAAGTTTGACAATTTTATTGTGGGGAAGACAGTTGCACTATTTTTGATACCATTTTTGACAGCAGTGTTCTTCTACACCTATAGGATATTTTTGGAAGACAATTTGATTTTTGATATACTCACTCTTGTTTTAGCAGTGATAATTGCTCAGTTTGTTTCACTTGCCATAACTCTATCTAACAAAAAGATAAAGAAGGCACCGTTTGTGCTACTTTTAATTATAATGCTGATATTATTTCCATTGTTTACATACTTCCCACCAAAGATACCAGATCTTTTTTATGATTTTGCTCATAAACGTTATGGAATGTAG
- the metG gene encoding methionine--tRNA ligase: MEKPKFYITTPIYYPSDKLHIGHTYCTVAADTIARYKRLRGYDVFFLTGTDEHGQKIERKAQEAGKTPQEYVDEIVASIKDLWKLMNISYDDFIRTTEERHKKVVQKIFTKLYEQGDIYKSEYEGWYCTPCESFWLDRQLVDGKCPDCGRPVERAREESYFFRLSKYQDALVKYIEEHPDFIVPQSRANEMINNFIKPGLEDVCVSRTTIKWGISVPFDPKHVIYVWIDALSNYITALGYMSEDDSKFKKYWPADVHLVGKEIVRFHTIIWPAILMALGLPLPKMVFGHGWLLLEGGKMSKSKGNVVDPVILAQKYGVDSLRYFLLREIPFGADGHFSEDSLRTRHNSDLANDLGNLLSRTVAMIEKYFDGIIHLPEAKEDLDNELITLAKEVYEKVCRCLDELQFSNALIEIWKLIARANKYIDETMPWVLGRDKSKYPRLKTVLYNLAEVLRIVAILIEPFMPQTTPKILQQLGISKDENPDITTWESASQFSLIPEGTKVKRGDPIFPRIVEKEENAMEDTNKQEVKRPEGAVPADDKNEEQKEYITIDDFAKIELKVAKVLEAEKIEGADKLLKLIVDLGNEKRQIVAGIAKHYTPDELVGKKIVVVANLKPAKLRGVESQGMLLAASIGDELCLITPEKDIKEGARVK; this comes from the coding sequence ATGGAAAAGCCAAAATTTTATATAACAACGCCTATATACTATCCATCGGACAAACTCCATATTGGTCACACATATTGCACAGTTGCAGCAGACACAATTGCAAGATACAAAAGACTAAGAGGGTATGACGTGTTTTTCCTGACAGGGACAGATGAGCATGGCCAGAAGATAGAAAGAAAAGCGCAAGAGGCTGGTAAGACTCCTCAAGAGTATGTTGATGAGATAGTTGCGTCAATAAAAGACCTTTGGAAGCTTATGAACATCTCATATGATGACTTTATTAGAACAACAGAAGAGCGCCACAAGAAGGTTGTCCAGAAGATATTTACAAAGCTTTATGAGCAGGGCGATATCTACAAGAGCGAGTATGAGGGTTGGTACTGTACACCATGCGAGTCTTTCTGGCTTGACAGACAGCTTGTTGATGGCAAGTGTCCTGACTGCGGCAGACCTGTTGAGCGTGCAAGGGAAGAGAGCTACTTTTTCAGGCTTTCAAAATACCAAGATGCACTTGTTAAGTATATTGAAGAGCATCCGGATTTTATTGTTCCACAGTCGCGCGCAAACGAGATGATAAACAATTTCATAAAACCTGGGCTTGAAGATGTGTGTGTTTCGCGAACAACTATAAAATGGGGAATTTCTGTGCCATTTGACCCCAAGCATGTAATCTATGTCTGGATAGACGCACTTTCAAACTATATAACAGCGCTGGGATACATGAGTGAGGATGACAGCAAGTTCAAAAAATACTGGCCAGCAGATGTGCATCTTGTTGGGAAAGAGATAGTAAGATTCCACACAATTATCTGGCCAGCAATACTGATGGCACTGGGTCTTCCTCTTCCAAAGATGGTGTTTGGTCATGGCTGGCTACTTTTAGAAGGCGGTAAGATGTCAAAGTCAAAGGGAAATGTTGTGGACCCAGTAATACTTGCGCAAAAGTATGGAGTTGATAGTCTGAGGTATTTCCTCTTAAGAGAGATTCCATTTGGTGCTGATGGTCACTTTTCAGAAGATTCTCTAAGGACAAGACACAACAGTGACCTTGCAAACGACCTTGGGAATTTATTGTCAAGAACAGTAGCAATGATTGAAAAGTATTTTGATGGAATTATCCATCTTCCTGAAGCAAAAGAAGATCTTGACAATGAGCTAATAACCTTAGCAAAAGAAGTATACGAAAAAGTGTGCAGATGTCTTGATGAGCTTCAATTTTCAAATGCCTTGATAGAAATCTGGAAGTTGATTGCAAGAGCCAACAAGTATATAGATGAGACAATGCCGTGGGTGCTTGGCAGGGATAAATCTAAGTATCCGCGCTTGAAAACTGTTTTGTACAACTTAGCAGAGGTTTTGAGAATTGTGGCAATATTGATAGAACCATTTATGCCGCAGACAACACCAAAGATTTTACAGCAGCTTGGAATTTCAAAAGATGAAAATCCTGATATAACTACTTGGGAAAGTGCTTCGCAGTTTAGTTTAATTCCAGAGGGAACAAAGGTTAAAAGAGGAGATCCTATTTTCCCAAGAATAGTAGAAAAGGAGGAAAATGCTATGGAAGACACAAACAAGCAAGAAGTTAAAAGACCTGAGGGAGCTGTGCCTGCAGATGACAAAAATGAAGAGCAAAAAGAATACATCACAATAGATGATTTTGCAAAGATTGAACTCAAAGTTGCCAAAGTTTTAGAAGCTGAAAAAATTGAAGGGGCAGACAAGCTGCTCAAGCTCATTGTTGATTTAGGAAATGAAAAACGCCAGATAGTTGCAGGCATTGCAAAACACTATACTCCTGATGAGCTTGTTGGCAAAAAGATTGTAGTTGTTGCAAACTTAAAGCCTGCAAAACTGCGTGGGGTTGAGTCACAGGGAATGCTCTTGGCAGCGTCAATTGGAGATGAGCTGTGCTTAATCACACCTGAAAAAGACATAAAAGAGGGAGCAAGAGTAAAATGA
- a CDS encoding TatD family hydrolase — MIIDVHAHYDDEAFATDLEDVMAKLKEENIIAISSSSSIESSKENIEIAKKYDTIYITVGIHPHEAKDAPNDFEDVLFEFARFEKNVAIGEIGLDYHYDFSPRDVQKEVFIRQIEVAKALNLPIVVHSREAHKETLDILLENAVGKIPVLIHCYSGSVEMSRILRKHGIYISVGGVVTFQNAKKLIEVVKEYPLELLMLETDSPYLTPHPHRGKRNDSTYLKYVIQKIAQIKEISEDLVIEKTTQNAKNFFGIK, encoded by the coding sequence ATGATAATAGATGTTCATGCTCACTATGATGATGAAGCATTTGCCACAGATTTAGAGGATGTGATGGCAAAGCTAAAAGAAGAGAATATAATTGCCATCTCATCCTCTTCTTCTATTGAGTCTTCAAAAGAAAACATTGAAATTGCAAAAAAATATGATACCATTTATATAACTGTTGGGATTCATCCTCACGAGGCAAAGGATGCACCAAATGATTTTGAAGATGTACTTTTTGAGTTTGCAAGGTTTGAAAAGAACGTCGCAATCGGTGAAATTGGACTTGATTACCACTATGATTTTTCACCAAGAGATGTTCAAAAAGAGGTATTTATAAGACAGATTGAGGTTGCAAAAGCATTAAATCTTCCAATAGTTGTTCATTCAAGAGAGGCACATAAAGAAACTTTAGATATTCTTCTTGAGAACGCAGTTGGAAAGATTCCAGTTTTGATACACTGTTATTCAGGAAGCGTTGAGATGAGCAGGATTTTGAGAAAACATGGCATTTATATTTCGGTTGGCGGTGTTGTCACTTTTCAGAATGCAAAGAAGCTTATTGAGGTTGTAAAAGAATACCCCCTTGAACTTTTGATGCTTGAAACAGACAGTCCATACCTGACACCACACCCGCACAGAGGTAAAAGAAATGATTCTACCTACTTAAAGTATGTGATACAAAAGATTGCACAAATAAAAGAGATTTCTGAGGATTTAGTAATTGAAAAAACAACACAAAATGCCAAAAACTTTTTTGGTATTAAATAA
- a CDS encoding TatD family nuclease-associated radical SAM protein: protein MGMITYTIDNRLYINVTNKCTNSCIFCIRNTPRGLGEGYDLWLAKDPTADEILNSIKDPQKYDEIVFCGYGEPLIRLDTVIEVAKRLKEKTSVPLRVNTNGHASYIHKKNVPQLLSNLIDRISISLNAPNKERYNEICRPFSEDIYDYVIEFIKESKKYIKEVWVSCVDIIDEEEIKRCMELAKNLGVNFKLRAYEG, encoded by the coding sequence ATGGGAATGATAACATATACAATTGACAACAGGCTATATATAAACGTGACAAACAAATGCACAAACTCATGTATATTCTGTATAAGAAACACGCCAAGAGGTCTTGGTGAGGGGTATGACCTGTGGCTTGCAAAAGACCCAACAGCAGATGAGATTTTAAATAGCATAAAAGACCCACAAAAGTATGATGAGATTGTCTTTTGCGGCTATGGAGAACCTCTTATAAGACTTGATACTGTGATTGAGGTTGCAAAAAGGCTAAAAGAAAAGACATCTGTGCCCTTGAGAGTCAACACAAACGGCCATGCCTCTTATATTCACAAGAAGAATGTGCCACAGCTTTTGTCAAACCTTATTGACAGGATATCAATAAGTCTCAATGCTCCAAACAAAGAAAGGTACAATGAGATTTGCAGACCGTTTTCTGAAGACATATATGACTATGTAATTGAATTTATAAAAGAGAGCAAAAAATATATAAAGGAAGTTTGGGTTTCGTGTGTGGATATTATAGATGAAGAGGAGATAAAAAGGTGTATGGAGCTTGCAAAAAACCTTGGCGTGAATTTTAAATTGAGAGCATATGAGGGATAA